A stretch of the Pan troglodytes isolate AG18354 chromosome 20, NHGRI_mPanTro3-v2.0_pri, whole genome shotgun sequence genome encodes the following:
- the SIGLEC11 gene encoding sialic acid-binding Ig-like lectin 11 isoform X1, producing MVTAPPPGFLLEEFPSQPGWPRSQMVLGQAQPQSPEMLLLPLLLLPLLLPMLGAGSLNKDPSYSLQVQRQVTVPEGLCVIVSCNLSYPRDGWDESTAAYGYWFKRWTSPKTGAPVATNNQSREVEMSTRDRFQLTGDPGKGSCSLVIRDAQREDEAWYFFRVERGSRVRHSFPNNAFFLKVTALTQKPDVYIPETLEPGQPVTVICVFNWAFKKCPAPSFSWTGAALSPRRTRPSTSHFSVLRFTPSPQDHDTDLTCHVDFSRKGVSAQRTVRLRVAYAPKDLIISISHDNTSALELQENVMYLEVQKGQFLRLLCAADSQPPATLSWILQDRVLSSSHPWGPRTLGLELPGVKAGDSGRYTCRAENRLGSQQRALDLSVQYPPENLRVMVSQANRTVLENLRNGTSLPVLEGQSLHLVCVTHSSPPARLSWTRWGQTVGPSQPSDPGVLELPHIQMEHEGEFTCHAQHPLGSQHVSLSLSVHYPPQLLGPSCSWEAEGLRCSCSSQASPAPSLRWWLGEELLEGNSSQGFFEVTPSSAGPWANSSLSLHGGLSSGLRLSCEAWNVHGAQSGSVFQLLPGKLEHGGGLGLGAALGAGVAALLAFCSCLVVFRVKTCRKEACKRAAAEQDMPSALGPISQGHQHECSAGSSQDHPPSGAATYTPGKGEEQELHYASLSFQGLRLWEPADQEAPSTTEYSEIKIHTGQPLRGPGFGLQLEREMSGMVPK from the exons ATGGTCACTGCCCCTCCACCAGGCTTCCTGCTGGAGGAGTTTCCTTCCCAGCCAGGCTGGCCCAGAAGCCAGATGGTCCTGGGACAGGCCCAGCCCCAGAGCCCAGAGATGCTGCTGTTACCCCTGTTGCTGCTACCCCTGCTGCTGCCCATGCTGGGGGCTG GGTCCCTGAACAAGGATCCCAGTTACAGTCTTCAAGTGCAGAGGCAGGTGACGGTGCCCGAGGGCCTGTGTGTCATCGTGTCTTGCAACCTCTCCTACCCCCGGGATGGCTGGGACGAGTCTACTGCTGCTTATGGCTACTGGTTCAAACGATGGACCAGCCCAAAGACGGGTGCTCCTGTGGCCACAAACAACCAGAGTCGAGAGGTGGAAATGAGCACCCGGGACCGATTCCAGCTCACTGGGGATCCCGGCAAAGGGAGCTGCTCCTTGGTGATCAGAGACGCGCAGAGGGAGGATGAGGCATGGTACTTCTTTCGGGTGGAGAGAGGAAGCCGTGTGAGACATAGTTTCCCGAACAATGCGTTCTTTCTAAAAGTAACAG CCCTGACTCAGAAGCCTGATGTCTACATCCCCGAGACCCTGGAACCCGGGCAGCCGGTGACGGTCATCTGTGTGTTTAACTGGGCTTTCAAGAAATGTCCAGCCCCTTCTTTCTCCTGGACGGGGGCTGCCCTCTCCCCCAGAAGAACCAGACCAAGCACCTCCCACTTCTCAGTGCTCAGGTTCACACCCAGCCCCCAGGACCACGACACCGACCTCACCTGCCATGTGGACTTCTCCAGAAAGGGTGTGAGCGCACAGAGGACCGTCCGACTCCGTGTGGCCT ACGCCCCCAAAGACCTTATTATCAGCATTTCACATGACAACACGTCAG CCCTGGAACTCCAGGAAAACGTCATGTATCTGGAAGTTCAGAAAGGCCAGTTCCTGCGGCTCCTCTGTGCTGCTGACAGCCAGCCCCCTGCCACGCTGAGCTGGATCCTGCAGGACAGAGTCCTCTCCTCGTCCCACCCCTGGGGCCCCAGAACCCTGGGGCTGGAGCTGCCCGGAGTGAAGGCTGGGGATTCAGGGCGCTACACCTGCCGAGCGGAGAACAGGCTTGGCTCCCAGCAGCGAGCCCTGGACCTCTCTGTGCAGT ATCCTCCAGAGAacctgagagtgatggtttcccaAGCAAACAGGACAG TCCTGGAAAACCTCAGGAACGGCACATCCCTCCCGGTCCTGGAGGGCCAAAGCCTGCACCTGGTCTGTGTCACCCACAGCAGCCCCCCAGCCAGGCTGAGCTGGACCCGGTGGGGACAGACCGTGGGCCCCTCCCAGCCCTCAGACCCCGGGGTCCTGGAGCTGCCACACATTCAAATGGAGCACGAAGGAGAGTTCACCTGCCACGCTCAGCACCCTCTGGGCTCCCAGCACGTCTCTCTCAGCCTCTCCGTGCACT accctccacagctgctgggccCCTCCtgctcctgggaggctgagggtctGCGCTGCAGCTGCTCCTCCCAGGCCAGCCCGGCCCCCTCTCTGCGCTGGTGGCTTGGGGAGGAGCTGCTGGAGGGGAACAGCAGTCAGGGCTTCTTCGAGGTCACCCCCAGCTCAGCCGGGCCCTGGGCCAACAGCTCCCTGAGCCTCCATGGAGGGCTCAGCTCCGGCCTCAGGCTCAGCTGTGAGGCCTGGAACGTCCATGGGGCCCAGAGTGGCTCTGTCTTCCAGCTGCTACCAG GGAAGCTGGAGCATGGGGGAGGACTTGGCCTGGGGGCTGCCCTGGGAGCTGGCGTCGCTgccctgcttgctttctgctCCTGCCTTGTCGTCTTCAG GGTGAAGACCTGCAGGAAGGAAGCTTGCAAGAGGGCAGCAGCTGAGCAGGACATGCCCTCCGCCCTGGGACCCATCTCCCAG GGTCACCAGCATGAATGCTCGGCAGGCAGCTCCCAAGACCACCCGCCCTCAGGTGCAGCCACCTACACCCCGGGGAAGGGGGAAGAGCAGGAGCTCCACTATGCCTCCCTCAGCTTCCAGGGCCTGAGGCTCTGGGAGCCTGCGGACCAGGAGGCCCCCAGCACCACCGAGTACTCGGAGATCAAGATCCACACGGGACAGCCCCTGAGGGGCCCAGGCTTTGGGCTTCAGTTGGAGAGGGAGATGTCAGGGATGGTTCCAAAGTGA
- the SIGLEC11 gene encoding sialic acid-binding Ig-like lectin 11 isoform X3, translated as MVTAPPPGFLLEEFPSQPGWPRSQMVLGQAQPQSPEMLLLPLLLLPLLLPMLGAGSLNKDPSYSLQVQRQVTVPEGLCVIVSCNLSYPRDGWDESTAAYGYWFKRWTSPKTGAPVATNNQSREVEMSTRDRFQLTGDPGKGSCSLVIRDAQREDEAWYFFRVERGSRVRHSFPNNAFFLKVTALTQKPDVYIPETLEPGQPVTVICVFNWAFKKCPAPSFSWTGAALSPRRTRPSTSHFSVLRFTPSPQDHDTDLTCHVDFSRKGVSAQRTVRLRVAYAPKDLIISISHDNTSALELQENVMYLEVQKGQFLRLLCAADSQPPATLSWILQDRVLSSSHPWGPRTLGLELPGVKAGDSGRYTCRAENRLGSQQRALDLSVQYPPENLRVMVSQANRTVLENLRNGTSLPVLEGQSLHLVCVTHSSPPARLSWTRWGQTVGPSQPSDPGVLELPHIQMEHEGEFTCHAQHPLGSQHVSLSLSVHWKLEHGGGLGLGAALGAGVAALLAFCSCLVVFRVKTCRKEACKRAAAEQDMPSALGPISQGHQHECSAGSSQDHPPSGAATYTPGKGEEQELHYASLSFQGLRLWEPADQEAPSTTEYSEIKIHTGQPLRGPGFGLQLEREMSGMVPK; from the exons ATGGTCACTGCCCCTCCACCAGGCTTCCTGCTGGAGGAGTTTCCTTCCCAGCCAGGCTGGCCCAGAAGCCAGATGGTCCTGGGACAGGCCCAGCCCCAGAGCCCAGAGATGCTGCTGTTACCCCTGTTGCTGCTACCCCTGCTGCTGCCCATGCTGGGGGCTG GGTCCCTGAACAAGGATCCCAGTTACAGTCTTCAAGTGCAGAGGCAGGTGACGGTGCCCGAGGGCCTGTGTGTCATCGTGTCTTGCAACCTCTCCTACCCCCGGGATGGCTGGGACGAGTCTACTGCTGCTTATGGCTACTGGTTCAAACGATGGACCAGCCCAAAGACGGGTGCTCCTGTGGCCACAAACAACCAGAGTCGAGAGGTGGAAATGAGCACCCGGGACCGATTCCAGCTCACTGGGGATCCCGGCAAAGGGAGCTGCTCCTTGGTGATCAGAGACGCGCAGAGGGAGGATGAGGCATGGTACTTCTTTCGGGTGGAGAGAGGAAGCCGTGTGAGACATAGTTTCCCGAACAATGCGTTCTTTCTAAAAGTAACAG CCCTGACTCAGAAGCCTGATGTCTACATCCCCGAGACCCTGGAACCCGGGCAGCCGGTGACGGTCATCTGTGTGTTTAACTGGGCTTTCAAGAAATGTCCAGCCCCTTCTTTCTCCTGGACGGGGGCTGCCCTCTCCCCCAGAAGAACCAGACCAAGCACCTCCCACTTCTCAGTGCTCAGGTTCACACCCAGCCCCCAGGACCACGACACCGACCTCACCTGCCATGTGGACTTCTCCAGAAAGGGTGTGAGCGCACAGAGGACCGTCCGACTCCGTGTGGCCT ACGCCCCCAAAGACCTTATTATCAGCATTTCACATGACAACACGTCAG CCCTGGAACTCCAGGAAAACGTCATGTATCTGGAAGTTCAGAAAGGCCAGTTCCTGCGGCTCCTCTGTGCTGCTGACAGCCAGCCCCCTGCCACGCTGAGCTGGATCCTGCAGGACAGAGTCCTCTCCTCGTCCCACCCCTGGGGCCCCAGAACCCTGGGGCTGGAGCTGCCCGGAGTGAAGGCTGGGGATTCAGGGCGCTACACCTGCCGAGCGGAGAACAGGCTTGGCTCCCAGCAGCGAGCCCTGGACCTCTCTGTGCAGT ATCCTCCAGAGAacctgagagtgatggtttcccaAGCAAACAGGACAG TCCTGGAAAACCTCAGGAACGGCACATCCCTCCCGGTCCTGGAGGGCCAAAGCCTGCACCTGGTCTGTGTCACCCACAGCAGCCCCCCAGCCAGGCTGAGCTGGACCCGGTGGGGACAGACCGTGGGCCCCTCCCAGCCCTCAGACCCCGGGGTCCTGGAGCTGCCACACATTCAAATGGAGCACGAAGGAGAGTTCACCTGCCACGCTCAGCACCCTCTGGGCTCCCAGCACGTCTCTCTCAGCCTCTCCGTGCACT GGAAGCTGGAGCATGGGGGAGGACTTGGCCTGGGGGCTGCCCTGGGAGCTGGCGTCGCTgccctgcttgctttctgctCCTGCCTTGTCGTCTTCAG GGTGAAGACCTGCAGGAAGGAAGCTTGCAAGAGGGCAGCAGCTGAGCAGGACATGCCCTCCGCCCTGGGACCCATCTCCCAG GGTCACCAGCATGAATGCTCGGCAGGCAGCTCCCAAGACCACCCGCCCTCAGGTGCAGCCACCTACACCCCGGGGAAGGGGGAAGAGCAGGAGCTCCACTATGCCTCCCTCAGCTTCCAGGGCCTGAGGCTCTGGGAGCCTGCGGACCAGGAGGCCCCCAGCACCACCGAGTACTCGGAGATCAAGATCCACACGGGACAGCCCCTGAGGGGCCCAGGCTTTGGGCTTCAGTTGGAGAGGGAGATGTCAGGGATGGTTCCAAAGTGA
- the SIGLEC11 gene encoding sialic acid-binding Ig-like lectin 11 isoform X2: MVTAPPPGFLLEEFPSQPGWPRSQMVLGQAQPQSPEMLLLPLLLLPLLLPMLGAGSLNKDPSYSLQVQRQVTVPEGLCVIVSCNLSYPRDGWDESTAAYGYWFKRWTSPKTGAPVATNNQSREVEMSTRDRFQLTGDPGKGSCSLVIRDAQREDEAWYFFRVERGSRVRHSFPNNAFFLKVTALTQKPDVYIPETLEPGQPVTVICVFNWAFKKCPAPSFSWTGAALSPRRTRPSTSHFSVLRFTPSPQDHDTDLTCHVDFSRKGVSAQRTVRLRVASLELQENVMYLEVQKGQFLRLLCAADSQPPATLSWILQDRVLSSSHPWGPRTLGLELPGVKAGDSGRYTCRAENRLGSQQRALDLSVQYPPENLRVMVSQANRTVLENLRNGTSLPVLEGQSLHLVCVTHSSPPARLSWTRWGQTVGPSQPSDPGVLELPHIQMEHEGEFTCHAQHPLGSQHVSLSLSVHYPPQLLGPSCSWEAEGLRCSCSSQASPAPSLRWWLGEELLEGNSSQGFFEVTPSSAGPWANSSLSLHGGLSSGLRLSCEAWNVHGAQSGSVFQLLPGKLEHGGGLGLGAALGAGVAALLAFCSCLVVFRVKTCRKEACKRAAAEQDMPSALGPISQGHQHECSAGSSQDHPPSGAATYTPGKGEEQELHYASLSFQGLRLWEPADQEAPSTTEYSEIKIHTGQPLRGPGFGLQLEREMSGMVPK, from the exons ATGGTCACTGCCCCTCCACCAGGCTTCCTGCTGGAGGAGTTTCCTTCCCAGCCAGGCTGGCCCAGAAGCCAGATGGTCCTGGGACAGGCCCAGCCCCAGAGCCCAGAGATGCTGCTGTTACCCCTGTTGCTGCTACCCCTGCTGCTGCCCATGCTGGGGGCTG GGTCCCTGAACAAGGATCCCAGTTACAGTCTTCAAGTGCAGAGGCAGGTGACGGTGCCCGAGGGCCTGTGTGTCATCGTGTCTTGCAACCTCTCCTACCCCCGGGATGGCTGGGACGAGTCTACTGCTGCTTATGGCTACTGGTTCAAACGATGGACCAGCCCAAAGACGGGTGCTCCTGTGGCCACAAACAACCAGAGTCGAGAGGTGGAAATGAGCACCCGGGACCGATTCCAGCTCACTGGGGATCCCGGCAAAGGGAGCTGCTCCTTGGTGATCAGAGACGCGCAGAGGGAGGATGAGGCATGGTACTTCTTTCGGGTGGAGAGAGGAAGCCGTGTGAGACATAGTTTCCCGAACAATGCGTTCTTTCTAAAAGTAACAG CCCTGACTCAGAAGCCTGATGTCTACATCCCCGAGACCCTGGAACCCGGGCAGCCGGTGACGGTCATCTGTGTGTTTAACTGGGCTTTCAAGAAATGTCCAGCCCCTTCTTTCTCCTGGACGGGGGCTGCCCTCTCCCCCAGAAGAACCAGACCAAGCACCTCCCACTTCTCAGTGCTCAGGTTCACACCCAGCCCCCAGGACCACGACACCGACCTCACCTGCCATGTGGACTTCTCCAGAAAGGGTGTGAGCGCACAGAGGACCGTCCGACTCCGTGTGGCCT CCCTGGAACTCCAGGAAAACGTCATGTATCTGGAAGTTCAGAAAGGCCAGTTCCTGCGGCTCCTCTGTGCTGCTGACAGCCAGCCCCCTGCCACGCTGAGCTGGATCCTGCAGGACAGAGTCCTCTCCTCGTCCCACCCCTGGGGCCCCAGAACCCTGGGGCTGGAGCTGCCCGGAGTGAAGGCTGGGGATTCAGGGCGCTACACCTGCCGAGCGGAGAACAGGCTTGGCTCCCAGCAGCGAGCCCTGGACCTCTCTGTGCAGT ATCCTCCAGAGAacctgagagtgatggtttcccaAGCAAACAGGACAG TCCTGGAAAACCTCAGGAACGGCACATCCCTCCCGGTCCTGGAGGGCCAAAGCCTGCACCTGGTCTGTGTCACCCACAGCAGCCCCCCAGCCAGGCTGAGCTGGACCCGGTGGGGACAGACCGTGGGCCCCTCCCAGCCCTCAGACCCCGGGGTCCTGGAGCTGCCACACATTCAAATGGAGCACGAAGGAGAGTTCACCTGCCACGCTCAGCACCCTCTGGGCTCCCAGCACGTCTCTCTCAGCCTCTCCGTGCACT accctccacagctgctgggccCCTCCtgctcctgggaggctgagggtctGCGCTGCAGCTGCTCCTCCCAGGCCAGCCCGGCCCCCTCTCTGCGCTGGTGGCTTGGGGAGGAGCTGCTGGAGGGGAACAGCAGTCAGGGCTTCTTCGAGGTCACCCCCAGCTCAGCCGGGCCCTGGGCCAACAGCTCCCTGAGCCTCCATGGAGGGCTCAGCTCCGGCCTCAGGCTCAGCTGTGAGGCCTGGAACGTCCATGGGGCCCAGAGTGGCTCTGTCTTCCAGCTGCTACCAG GGAAGCTGGAGCATGGGGGAGGACTTGGCCTGGGGGCTGCCCTGGGAGCTGGCGTCGCTgccctgcttgctttctgctCCTGCCTTGTCGTCTTCAG GGTGAAGACCTGCAGGAAGGAAGCTTGCAAGAGGGCAGCAGCTGAGCAGGACATGCCCTCCGCCCTGGGACCCATCTCCCAG GGTCACCAGCATGAATGCTCGGCAGGCAGCTCCCAAGACCACCCGCCCTCAGGTGCAGCCACCTACACCCCGGGGAAGGGGGAAGAGCAGGAGCTCCACTATGCCTCCCTCAGCTTCCAGGGCCTGAGGCTCTGGGAGCCTGCGGACCAGGAGGCCCCCAGCACCACCGAGTACTCGGAGATCAAGATCCACACGGGACAGCCCCTGAGGGGCCCAGGCTTTGGGCTTCAGTTGGAGAGGGAGATGTCAGGGATGGTTCCAAAGTGA